The Leishmania braziliensis MHOM/BR/75/M2904 complete genome, chromosome 9 DNA window TGTCGGCGTACGCAACGTGGCCTGTGCGCACGGTGCCgacgctgttgctgctgcacacagTCGTGAACGAATTCAGTGACGTTCTCTACGTGGACAGCTCGACGGCGTGACGGCGATGCAGAGCACTGGAGCTTGCCCGTGGCCGCGCAGTGAGGCAAGCCcattcaccaccacccaatctgtgtgtgtgtgcgtgtgtgtgtgtgcgtgtgtgtatgacCGTGTGTTGTATCACGCTGTTCTTCATTACTGGTCTTGGCTCTCTTGAACGTACAAGCAGTGGCCGTGTCTTGGTTGACTTCCTCGTCGATGGCGGCGATTATTCCGCTCCCATCTGAGAAGCGGCAGTCGTTGAGTCGTAGACGCACCCGCAGTGCACCACCGAGAAGCGGAAAACAGGCCCTGCAAAAGACGCCAGGGGACGTCGTCTCCCCCATCGCGTCTGTCACGGAGAAAGTGAGCGGCAACGACGTGGCGAGGCGAAagacgggagggggggggactgaGGAGCGACTTCTCTCCAGTGCAGCGCCTTTCTGCTTTGGCTCTCCCCCTCAGCTGttgcgcctccacctcccatAAAACACATCCACGAGCACAACGCACGGCTTGCCTACCTCTCTACCCCTATGGCGCCTTCCCGTGtactcgcctccccctcatGCATctccgttctctctcccatcAGCATTCACACATACGCACCTACACGTCGACACGCCGGCCCGCTGCGTCCCACCCACTCAATAAAGAGCACAAGAACTCACAGTCACCCGTACGTGCGCGCCCGCCGCAAACACGCCAACAAGAGCCACTTTACATgacttctcctcctccccctcaccgGTAGCCTTACCTCGTGCACGAGTAGTGGAGATCACTGTTGTCGCGAGTACTGCCTCGGCGTCTCGCTCGCGATCTGTGCCCCCGTCGAGTCTCTACTAGGTAGAACTCTGTAGCCCGACCCCCTCCtttcgcctcttctctccacctGATTTCTCTCTTAGCCGCCGTGTGTGGACGTATTGATATACCGTGCCGTAGAccgtctccccccccctctcttgtATCGTCGCAGCCCCTCGTTGGCTCCTTTCCCTTGTTTGCACTTCTAcgtttccccccccccccctcccctccgccctctcccccatttTTTCCGCTTCTCTATTGCGTTTGAAGCAACGCACGCGCATCATCGAGACGACCGAATAACGTAAGGAGGGGGCCCCCGTCGAGTCAACAACAGCGCGCAGAAGGATGGACTCATCGTTGGCAGCTGctgatggcggtggtgctgctgctgtgcggtcTGGGCTGCATGTGTACTCTCAGGCGCAGGCTaacgctgccgcctccggGACCACGGCGCTACCCAACAAGGCGCTGGACCATGTGAAGCAGATGTCGCGCAGCCAGAGCGACGCGCGGCGATCGGGTAGCAAGCGGGGTTTTGATGAAGCCACCGCAACGGAcaatgtgcagcagcgccgccaggaTGGCACGGCGGTGCCGAACACCGCGCCAAAccaggtggtggaggtgatggcgccgccgcccaagaaaaagaaggtgacgtacgcgctgccgcaccagAACATGGAGGAGGGCCACTTCTACGTGGTGCTCGGCGAGGACATCGACGTGTCGACGCAGCGCTTCAAGATCCTCTCGCTGCTGGGCGAGGGCACCTTCGGCAAGGTGGTCGAGTCGTGGGACCGCAAGCGCAAAGAGTACTGCGCAGTGAAGATCGTGCGCAACGTGCCCAAGTACACGCGCGACGCCAAGATCGAGATCCAGTTCatggagaaggtgcgccAGGCGGACCCCGCCGACCGCTTCCCGCTAATGAAGATTCAGCGCTACTTCCAGAACGACAGCGGCCACATGTGCATCGTCATGCCCAAGTACGGCCCCTGCCTGCTGGACTGGATCATGAAGCACGGGCCCTTCAACACCGCTACCTNNNNNNNNNNNNNNNNNNNNNNNNNNNNNNNNNNNNNNNNNNNNNNNNNNNNNNNNNNNNNNNNNNNNNNNNNNNNNNNNNNNNNNNNNNNNNNNNNNNNTTTTCCTTCTCGAACACTTTTAGATCTCTCAgacgcacccacccacgcacacacacagttgGAAAtaccgcctccctctctccctccctccctcccttcccccatccccccccctcgacTCTCTCGACTGtatttcccttttcttcatAATGGCCTACGTGCACACCCGCCTGGCACCTGTCACGAACATCATCAACAATGCCTACACAACGACAGCGGGGGCGCCCATACTGCGCAAGCCAGAGATGACGCCGACTGCCTCTACCACCTATGCTAGTAGCAGGGAGGCAGCTGTGTCCACCAGCCACGGTGCCTCAACGAACAAGGTGACGGCCACCGcgtcggtgatggtgacTAGCCGTGGCGAGGAGGCTGCCGGCCGCCGCTCCGGCAGCAAGCGCGATCACGAGGCATCCATCACGACCGACCAGAATCCtcaggtggtggaggtgatggcgccgccgcccaagaaaaagaaggtgacgtacgcgctgccgcaccagAACATGGAGGAGGGCCACTTCTACGTGGTGCTCGGCGAGGACATCGACGTGTCGACGCAGCGCTTCAAGATCCTCTCGCTGCTGGGCGAGGGCACCTTCGGCAAGGTGGTCGAGTCGTGGGACCGCAAGCGCAAAGAGTACTGCGCAGTGAAGATCGTGCGCAACGTGCCCAAGTACACGCGCGACGCCAAGATCGAGATCCAGTTCatggagaaggtgcgccAGGCGGACCCCGCCGACCGCTTCCCGCTAATGAAGATTCAGCGCTACTTCCAGAACGACAGCGGCCACATGTGCATCGTCATGCCCAAGTACGGCCCCTGCCTGCTGGACTGGATCATGAAG harbors:
- a CDS encoding putative protein kinase encodes the protein MDSSLAAADGGGAAAVRSGLHVYSQAQANAAASGTTALPNKALDHVKQMSRSQSDARRSGSKRGFDEATATDNVQQRRQDGTAVPNTAPNQVVEVMAPPPKKKKVTYALPHQNMEEGHFYVVLGEDIDVSTQRFKILSLLGEGTFGKVVESWDRKRKEYCAVKIVRNVPKYTRDAKIEIQFMEKVRQADPADRFPLMKIQRYFQNDSGHMCIVMPKYGPCLLDWIMKHGPFNTAT